The region GCTTCATTGAGTGCTGAATAATATAAACACGTTAGATAAGCAAGCTCTTTTTAACTTGCTATCTTCTCGTTTTGAGAGTGAAGAGAAAAAACTCTCACAAATCCCAAACCCCGCCCTACTCCAAGATGCCCAGATATCTGCAAAAAAAATAGCAGATGCCATAAGAGAAAACAAAAAGATAACTCTTGTTGGAGATTATGATGTTGATGGAGTTAGCTCCACAGCTATTATGGTGGATTTCTTTAGACAAATTCCTTATCCTCTAGATGCTATCATACCAAACCGTTTTAGAGATGGCTATGGTGTAAGTCCTACTATTTTACAAAGAGCAGATGCAGACTTAGTTATCACAGTTGACAATGGCATCTCAGCGCATGAAGCTGCGGATATTTGTAAACAAAGAGGCATCGACCTTATCATCACAGACCATCATACTCCAAGTGAAACTCTCCCAGATGCATACTCCATAGTTGATCCAAAACTTGAGAGTTGTGAATATCCTTTTAAAGAGATATGCGGAGCTCAAGTTGCATGGCTACTTTTAGGTCTTGTTAAAAAAGAGTTACAACTTAGCATCGACATGAGACAATTTTTAGATATCTTAGCTATTGCTATCATTGCAGATATCATGCCACTTATAGATATTAACCGAACTCTTGTAAAAGAGGGGCTTAAAGTTTTGATGAACTCAAATAGACCGGCATCTATAATCATCAGAGACTTTTTAAACAAATCAAACATCACTTCAGAAGATATAGCATTTCAAATAGCTCCACGTATAAACTCCGCAGGAAGACTAGAAGATGCTCATATAGCTTTAGATTTTTTTACGGCTACAAACATCAACAAGGCCTACAATCAGTTTGAAATCCTTAACAATCTAAACGAGATGCGAAAAGAGACTGAAGCAGATGCAACTAAAGAGGCTATGTTAGATGCAGACCCAGATGCTGATGTTATTGTGGTAGCTCGTGAGAATTGGCATGAGGGAGTTGTTGGCATCGTAGCATCTAGACTTGTAGATAAATTTGGCAAGCCTGCAATAGTTTTAAGCATCAAAGACGGCATCGCTAAAGGTAGTGCTAGAAGTATTGGAGAGGTTAGCATCTATGAACTAATAAAGGCAAATGAACAAATGTTAACTAAGTTTGGTGGTCATAAGATGGCAGCTGGATTAGGTATGCTTGAAGAAAATATAGATGCCTTTAGAGATGCTATAAACGAGAGTGCTTATAAGCTCAAGCCTGAAGACTTTATACCAAAAGATAAGATAACTGGCATCTTATCTAGCAATGATATAGACTTTGAACTCTTACATCTATTAGAGAGTTTTGAACCCTTTGGAGAAGCAAATCATCGTCCAACTTTCTTGCTCAAAGATGCACAAGTTGTAGATATAAAAACTATAGGAAAAGATAAATCTCACTGTAAAATAACTTTAAAACAATATCCTCAAGATACAAAGACTTTAGAACTTGTTCTTTTTAGACAAGTTTTAGAAATGCCAAAGAGTAAAAAACTCACTTGTAGCTACACAGTTACCAAGAATGAGTTTAACAATAAGGTCTCCGTCCAACTCCTCTTAAATAAGCTTTACTTATAATCCTTACAAATATTTATAATCAATTAAACTTATCTATGTTAGACTTCACGAAATTTTATACAGGAATTAGAATGAAAAAAGTTATTTCAGTCGCTGCAGCCCTGCTACTAAGCAGTTCGTTGATAGCAGATGCAGATGTTCAAACTCAGTTGGATGAGTTAAAAAAAGAGGTTAAAAAACTTAAAAAAGATCAAAAAAGAACTAAAAAAACACTAAGTGAAGTTAAGGCACATGATGCTTATGACAACATTAAGTTTGGTATAGATTTTAGAAACGCTGTTGATGTTCTAGAGTACAAAAACAACGATACTGGAGA is a window of uncultured Sulfurimonas sp. DNA encoding:
- the recJ gene encoding single-stranded-DNA-specific exonuclease RecJ; amino-acid sequence: MLNNINTLDKQALFNLLSSRFESEEKKLSQIPNPALLQDAQISAKKIADAIRENKKITLVGDYDVDGVSSTAIMVDFFRQIPYPLDAIIPNRFRDGYGVSPTILQRADADLVITVDNGISAHEAADICKQRGIDLIITDHHTPSETLPDAYSIVDPKLESCEYPFKEICGAQVAWLLLGLVKKELQLSIDMRQFLDILAIAIIADIMPLIDINRTLVKEGLKVLMNSNRPASIIIRDFLNKSNITSEDIAFQIAPRINSAGRLEDAHIALDFFTATNINKAYNQFEILNNLNEMRKETEADATKEAMLDADPDADVIVVARENWHEGVVGIVASRLVDKFGKPAIVLSIKDGIAKGSARSIGEVSIYELIKANEQMLTKFGGHKMAAGLGMLEENIDAFRDAINESAYKLKPEDFIPKDKITGILSSNDIDFELLHLLESFEPFGEANHRPTFLLKDAQVVDIKTIGKDKSHCKITLKQYPQDTKTLELVLFRQVLEMPKSKKLTCSYTVTKNEFNNKVSVQLLLNKLYL